In Humulus lupulus chromosome 7, drHumLupu1.1, whole genome shotgun sequence, the following are encoded in one genomic region:
- the LOC133790434 gene encoding cyclin-dependent protein kinase inhibitor SMR13-like, with protein MGPSGRTRTRTRTARKSSSSKRKSQLIKKSVVERQEKEETTTSFIQSSPSLSSSSNDELPKTEGIEFEAVDDVVSTSGCSTPKGQRYRIPDVVTCPPAPKKQRVISNNFSIQRTPIAFFAPPDLELFFCLAVRGISV; from the coding sequence ATGGGTCCTTCTGGAAGAACacgaacaagaacaagaacagcCAGAAAGAGCAGCAGCAGCAAGAGAAAAAGTCAGTTGATCAAGAAGAGTGTGGTCGAACGAcaagagaaagaagaaacgaCAACAAGTTTTATCCAATCGTCGCCGTCGTTGTCGTCTTCTTCAAACGACGAGTTGCCGAAAACAGAAGGCATTGAGTTCGAAGCAGTGGACGACGTCGTTTCGACAAGCGGTTGCTCAACGCCAAAAGGTCAGAGATATCGAATACCAGATGTGGTGACGTGTCCACCAGCCCCAAAAAAACAAAGGGTTATCTCCAATAATTTCTCCATTCAAAGAACTCCCATTGCTTTCTTTGCTCCACCAGATTTAGAGCTCTTCTTCTGCTTAGCAGTTCGCGGTATTTcagtttaa